One Euphorbia lathyris chromosome 1, ddEupLath1.1, whole genome shotgun sequence DNA segment encodes these proteins:
- the LOC136208871 gene encoding uncharacterized protein At5g19025, protein MVYFHSSISVCNSVDQSASLMANSVNSNELYPKSRNNNQLHKNRKTNNHHTNCTSIPVCDRSRSAVIDVLILIAVIIACGFLLFPYIKFLTTNFIEFVGVIHYVVKEEIIRNPIIYASIGISTFCAAITAWIVLICTTRKCGNPNCKGLRKAAEFDIQLETEECVKNSNGTSVKDGVKRGLFELPRDHHRELEAELKKMAPPNGRAVLVFRARCGCSVGRLEVPGRKKQKKIKK, encoded by the coding sequence ATGGTCTATTTCCATAGCTCAATCTCGGTCTGCAACTCGGTCGACCAATCAGCATCACTCATGGCTAATTCTGTGAATTCAAATGAGTTGTACCCGAAATCAAGGAACAATAATCAACTGCACAAGAATCGAAAGACTAATAATCATCATACCAATTGTACTAGTATTCCTGTTTGTGATAGATCTCGATCAGCTGTTATTGATGTTCTTATCCTGATTGCTGTTATTATTGCTTGTGGCTTCTTGTTATTTCCTTATATCAAGTTTCTCACCACCAATTTCATCGAATTTGTTGGTGTGATTCATTATGTGGTCAAAGAGGAGATCATTAGAAACCCTATCATATATGCATCTATAGGAATCAGTACTTTCTGTGCTGCAATTACCGCTTGGATAGTTCTTATATGCACTACTAGAAAATGTGGGAATCCTAATTGTAAGGGTCTAAGGAAAGCTGCTGAATTCGATATTCAGCTTGAGACGGAGGAGTGTGTTAAAAATTCTAATGGTACTTCTGTTAAAGATGGGGTCAAAAGAGGCCTATTTGAGTTGCCTCGCGATCACCATCGGGAATTGGAGGCTGAACTGAAGAAGATGGCACCACCTAATGGAAGAGCTGTTCTGGTGTTTCGAGCAAGATGCGGATGTTCTGTTGGGAGATTGGAAGTTCCTGGACGAAAGAAGCAAAAGAAGATCAAGAAGTAG